From the genome of Ignavibacteriales bacterium, one region includes:
- a CDS encoding PLP-dependent aminotransferase family protein, whose protein sequence is MIKFSQCVDSMRTSEIRDLMSIAMRPDIITFAGGMPNNDLFPVKEIDEIYNGLDDKTKKVGFQYGPTPGYPPLIESLKEYLRGKGLPVDTNELIITAGSLQAINIITKLFVNPGDTVICENPCFIGGTSAFKSYQAHIVSVPLDSDGIIMSELKKAMEGEAKNAKILYLSPYFHNPAGIVYSKKRKEELLKYLEGKEIILIEDDPYGELYFEDEYKELTIPMKTIQPEPVPICYLGSFSKILGPGMRLGWLLASPEIINKAQLAKQSMDACSSTFTQVLADQFLRQGKLQPYVERLRIIYARRMKIMNDSLQKNMPPEATWVVPKGGFYIWISLPQHVDALEILKESMSRGAIFVIGRTFDPMGIKNNCLRLAFSHTPEDEIEKGVKIIAEALKARL, encoded by the coding sequence TAATGATCTGTTTCCTGTCAAAGAGATAGACGAGATCTATAACGGACTTGATGACAAAACAAAAAAAGTTGGATTCCAGTATGGACCAACACCCGGTTACCCGCCTTTGATAGAATCTCTAAAAGAATATTTGAGAGGTAAAGGTTTACCGGTTGATACGAATGAATTAATTATCACAGCCGGATCACTTCAAGCAATTAATATTATTACAAAACTTTTTGTGAATCCCGGCGATACAGTAATCTGCGAGAATCCATGCTTCATAGGCGGCACTTCGGCATTTAAATCTTATCAAGCTCATATTGTTAGTGTTCCTCTGGATTCGGACGGAATTATAATGAGTGAGCTGAAGAAAGCAATGGAAGGTGAAGCCAAAAACGCCAAGATTCTATATCTGTCTCCATATTTTCATAATCCCGCCGGAATTGTTTACAGCAAAAAAAGAAAAGAAGAATTATTAAAATATCTTGAAGGCAAAGAGATAATTCTTATTGAAGATGATCCTTACGGTGAACTTTATTTTGAAGATGAGTACAAAGAATTAACCATACCTATGAAAACAATTCAACCTGAACCGGTACCCATCTGCTATCTTGGTTCATTTTCAAAAATTCTTGGTCCCGGAATGCGCCTCGGCTGGCTCCTTGCCTCACCGGAAATAATCAATAAAGCCCAATTAGCAAAACAATCTATGGATGCATGCTCTTCAACTTTTACACAGGTACTTGCAGATCAATTTTTAAGACAAGGAAAATTACAGCCCTATGTTGAACGGTTAAGAATTATTTATGCAAGAAGAATGAAGATAATGAATGACAGTCTGCAAAAAAATATGCCGCCGGAAGCTACATGGGTTGTTCCTAAAGGCGGATTTTATATTTGGATCTCGCTTCCGCAGCATGTTGATGCTCTTGAAATATTAAAAGAATCAATGAGCCGCGGTGCGATTTTTGTTATTGGCAGAACCTTCGATCCGATGGGAATAAAAAATAATTGTCTGAGATTAGCTTTCTCTCATACACCGGAAGATGAAATTGAGAAAGGAGTCAAAATAATTGCCGAGGCGTTAAAAGCAAGATTATAA